Sequence from the Oncorhynchus nerka isolate Pitt River unplaced genomic scaffold, Oner_Uvic_2.0 unplaced_scaffold_6155, whole genome shotgun sequence genome:
aaagaaacttcctctcactgtcaactgcatttattttcagcaaacttaacatgtgtatatttttgtatgaacataagattcaacaactgagacataaactgaacaagctcCACAGACGTGATTAACAGAAATTTAATCATGTGTCCCTGaacaggggggggggtcaaaatcaaaagtggccaccagctgcattaagtactgcagtgtatctcctcctcgtggactgcacctgATTTCTAGGACACATCTGCATATTTCTCGAGCTCTGAAGTGCttgtgtgcaataactcaattcaccTTTGCATTCCTTCTAAACAAtgcaatttaaaaataaaaacttcTGCAAAGGGTAATGTCTACAAATATTAGTCCACTCTGTACATAACAGAttttagttttgggaacagaaaactgtttTGAGTCATTTATTAATTTATGTAAATTCAAGAAATCTACTACAGGTTAAGTTTAGTTATGTTGTGTAGCGTGTACTTTTGTCTAATTTGAATGAATTCACGTTTTGTTGTCAATGCTTACCTACCTGATTACCCACTGGAGCTGAGTACCAGCACCTCAattttctactgcttgagctcatgttcctcttatagaaaaATAGCTCAACAGTATTGTGGAGGTCCTGTATCTAAATAATAACAGTACTGGCACCCACAATGAGTACATACACCTATTTCAGTCTAAGTCAAGCACTGAATTTGATAATTGAACAAGAAGAAATAGAATATATTTTAATTGAGAATAAAGAAAGTGCCAGAACTGTCAAGACAATTAACTTCTTGTGTCTGTTTCACATTGTTACTACAGGACGACTAGAATTAAGTCTGAGGCCGgtaacatcaacagtgaggacaaacccagcctgcctctctccttccacactgagtccaaacctacagtcactgggtcctgattgtgacagtggagcccagtttTTACAGCAGGATCCAGAGATGacatcagtgaagctggaagactgcagtcaaacactggagctgaatgtcaacattaaagatgaagaagaggaggagaagattgggAAATCTGTTTCTCATGGTAAGAACAGGTTCTATCTAAATTTGTTATTCATTCCAACTTCCCACTGTGTATGAAAAGTTGCAGTAGAACTGTTTCATGATGAACTGTTTCAATGAGAAGGTAGATATTATTTAATGCTACTGAGACTTGCCTGGTTTGACACCAGTAAAGGGAATGTTTTATTCACTGAGCTATCTggagtgatcagagaggagactaaATAAGTGACGGAGACAAACTGCTGGTGTGTTTAAAGTTCTATGattgaatttattttaattttttaaatgtacctttatttattatttacattGACATCCTACACcctgccaaacccggacgacgctgggccaattgtgcaccgccctatgggacttccaatcatgtGATACAGCCTTGTTACCAACCATTGTGATAGTGAGTGGAAGATGAAATGACTCATAATTTTTAACAACTTTAAGAAATGTTTTATTCTCTTTTGTTTTgtacagcctactgatatgaataaaTATGTCACCTGGTAcagcagaagaggactggccacctcttttagcctggttcttctctacgtttcttcctaggttcctgcttgCTGGGGAGTTTTTTGTGTGACCACTTTgcatctacatctgcattgcttgctctttggggattGAGGAagggtttctgtaaagcactttgtgacagctTCTGATGTAATAAGGGCTACATAAAATACATGTGATTGACATGTATATCACACCAACTGACTGGTTCTTCtgatgttgttcacacaggagaccaTGTTGAGACATTCTCTACATCCAGAGAGCAACAGCAGGAAGATCACAGAGCTAAGAGGTCTCACCACTGCCCACATTGTGAGGAGATTTTCCCATTTCTATCAAAGCTAAAAATACACCTAAAAATACACACAATAGAGAATCGGTATTCCTGTACTGACAGTAGGAAGAATTTCACAACATCAAAGGCTCTGACAGTTCATCAGAGAGTgcatacaggagagaagccgtattcctgctctgactgtgtaaaatgcttcacaacatcaactgagctaaaagttcaccagagaacacacacaggagagaagccttactcctgctctgattgTGGAAAGAGTTTCTCTCAACTAGGCACGTTAAAACACCATGAACGTATACACacgggagagaagccttactcctgctctgactgtggaaagagtttctctGTACTGGAACACTTGAAAGcacatgaacgtatacatacaggtgagaagccttactcctgctctgactgtgttaaatgcttcacaacatcaactgggctaaaagttcatcagagaacacatacaggagagaagccataCTCCTGCTCTGATTGTGTAAAATGCTTCACAACATCATCTAGgctaaaagttcatcagagaacccatacaggagagaagccttacttctgctctgactgtgctGTGAGTTTCTCTCTACTGAGCCACTTAAAAcgacatacacatatacacacaggagaaaagccttactcctgctctgactgtggaacgAGTTTCTCTCTACTGAGCCACTTAAAAcgacatacacatatacacacaggagagaagccttactcctgctctgactgtggaaagagtttctctGTACTGGGTCACTTAAAAAGACACCGACATGttcatacaggagagaagccttattcctgctctgactgtgtaaaatgcttcacaacatcaactgagctaaaagttcatcagagaacacacacaggagagaagccttactcttgCTCTGATTGTGAAAAATGCTTCACAACATCAACTGGgctaaaagttcatcagagaaaacacacaggagagaagccttacttctgCTCTGATTGTGTAAAATTCTTCACAACATCAACTGGGCTAAAAGTTCatctgagaacacacacaggagagaagccttactcctgctctgactgtggaaagggTCTCTCTCGAATGGGTCAGTTAAGAAGACACCAACGTAAACATAAAGGAAATAGACCCCAAAACTACTAAAGTAGTTCTTTAAAGCTTTTTTTGCTTTAGTGCTTTACACCACTGTATGCATCCATGCCGTGTGTCAACATTGCAggctggtggtgtgatggttgggGTGTGTTTTCAGGGCACACATTGGGTCCCTTGATAAAAGATGAACAATGTTTGAATACCACAGGATATCTAAAGAATCATTGCCTATCAGGTGCCTCCcttcatggcagcagtgtatccaTCTGCAAATAGATTTTTTCAGCAGGATTATGCCACATGGCTTGTCCATGAATGGTTCCAAGAACATGACAGTGAATTCAGTTTACTGCAGTGGCCTGAcgagtcaccagatctcaatccaattgtgcatctgtgggaggagaaggaaggagctATTCGGAGTAGAGATCTACTCCCAGCCACattgacacaattgtgggaagcattggagtcaacatgggccagaatccctgtggaacgttctCAACACCTTGGCCAGTCTATGTCCTGatgcattgaggctgttctgaggacaaagggggtgcaactcaatattatgaaggtgttcctaatgttttgtacactcagtgtatgtcagAAAAGATGGTGTGATGATCAGTTTTTAGCATTAATTTGAGTGGATTGTTTTATATTACTAAACAACTTTTGTTGAATGATAAACAGGCTATGAATCAACTACTTGTGTTTATGAAATTGTATCTTAATACTAGATTCATTATTGTAGTCATTGATGATGAATGTATTTGAATAACTATGTTGAAGTTAATTGATCTGGTGGCAGGTAGAAATGAGTAAAAATAACgaaaaacccttgactgagtGGGTGTGTCTCTTGAGCATAACATACCCCAATACACTGTACATATTCAGAAGTGGACCTAGAAGTTTGTCCTTAAATATCTTCTAAATATCTATTGGGAGCCCATCTGGACCTGCCTTTTTACCTCCCTTCATATTGAAAATAGATGTTTCAACACAATCCAATTCCTTTTCCAGATCCAATTTAATGTCTTCTGACATAGAGGGAAAATGAAAACCTGATTAGTTAAGTTCTCAGGAGATTCAAAGGTATAAAATGTATAATTTGCCCCATAATACATGCTTTGAAAGCCTCCCATCTGGTAGTCGCTGACGTTTGGTCAGTGTTCAATGTAAAATAAACATCTATATGCACTCCAACATAATGTAAGACGTCTGGGTCCTGTAGCCATCTGGGATGCAAACGCCATCTAGAGGATCCTTTTACCAGTTTTGTATCCCTATAGAATAATGACACCGGGGAACGGTCACTCAGAACAATACTATCATATCCACTTCCTGCTACATTGGGAAGCAATGAGCAAGAAACTAAAAAGTAATCTATAGGAGAGTGATTTAAATGTCGATGAGTAACGTGATTACTCCCTTTTCCTCGGGTTCTGAATCCTCCAAGGTTCACATAGATTAAAGTCCTTAAAGAAATGCTGTAATTTCTTTCTACTTTGCGAATGGAAAGTGTCTAACCAGAGGAGCAATCTAGAGGAGGACCAATTAAAATCCCCTGCCATTTGGAAGGGAGGTTATCAATAGAAATGGGATCATCATCATTAGGACCATGAACATTAACCAGATTAATATGCTCATTCAAAGAGTTTCCTGTATCAAAATGTATCTAGCAGATGTATCAGTTATAATATTATCCACTTGAAACGGAACCGATTGGTGAATTAAAACCATAACAGAATGAGAATGAGAGGAGAAACAGGATGCTATTACTTGCCCTTGCCATCTCCTGCGTACTTTAAGTAGCACATCTTTCAACAAGTGGATTTCTTGTAGGAACACAATAGACGAATGAAGTTGTTTAAGCCCAGTAATCACCTGTTTAAGCTTGGATAGTTTACAAACTCCACAGACATTCCACAAAGTACATTTCAGTTTTGCATTTGAAGTCATTTAACCAAGATGTAAACATGGAATAAGCAATAGCATAAAGGaatatctaaaatatatttagtaaCCACAAGGACCTCATTAATATTTTGTAGTGAGAAAAATATGTAAAGATCTGTTGGaacaaacaaaaataaatatatgCTAACAGTAGAACACTGAACCCCATTCCACTGTCTCCCTAACCGAGACATCCAGCTcttcccctcccacctccccctAATCGTAGCTTGGTGGACGACTGATCCATTAAAGGGAGCAGTCTAACCTAACGACGCTAAACAAAACAAAGTGTCTCCTGCCTTCTCTCGGCCATTACTCCTCACGAACAAAACAAAAGGCATATCTAGCAAGATGATATGTGAAATATCACAACAAAAGGCATATCTGGCAAGATGATATGTGATATATCACAACAAAAGGCATATCTGGCAAGATGATATGTGAAATATCACAACAAAAGGCGTATCTGGCAAGAGGATATGTGATATATCACAACAAAAGGCATATCTAGCAAGATGATATGTGATATATCACAACAAAAGGCATATCTAGCAAGATATgtgaaatatcaaatcaaatttatttatatagcccttcgtacatcagctgatatctcaaagtgctgtacagaaacccagcctaaaaccccaaacagcaagcaatgcaggtgttgaagcacgttggctaggaaaaactccctagaaaggccaaaacctaggaaggaacctagagaggaacgagGGTATGAGGGTGGCCagccctcttctggctgtgccgggtgg
This genomic interval carries:
- the LOC135566286 gene encoding gastrula zinc finger protein XlCGF28.1-like — its product is MTSVKLEDCSQTLELNVNIKDEEEEEKIGKSVSHGDHVETFSTSREQQQEDHRAKRSHHCPHCEEIFPFLSKLKIHLKIHTIENRYSCTDSRKNFTTSKALTVHQRVHTGEKPYSCSDCVKCFTTSTELKVHQRTHTGEKPYSCSDCGKSFSQLGTLKHHERIHTGEKPYSCSDCGKSFSVLEHLKAHERIHTGEKPYSCSDCVKCFTTSTGLKVHQRTHTGEKPYSCSDCVKCFTTSSRLKVHQRTHTGEKPYFCSDCAVSFSLLSHLKRHTHIHTGEKPYSCSDCGTSFSLLSHLKRHTHIHTGEKPYSCSDCGKSFSVLGHLKRHRHVHTGEKPYSCSDCVKCFTTSTELKVHQRTHTGEKPYSCSDCEKCFTTSTGLKVHQRKHTGEKPYFCSDCVKFFTTSTGLKVHLRTHTGEKPYSCSDCGKGLSRMGQLRRHQRKHKGNRPQNY